TTTCCAAGAACCTATACGAAAACAATATGATACCAATGCCAATTCcagaaataaaaaggatCTCATTAGAATCCCTTTATTTATCTGTTAAAGCTATGGGCATAAAGGACGTTAAAGTCTTTTTAAGTACAGCTCTAGATGCCCCTCCTTTGCCAGCTTTACAGAAGGCAGAAAGGATTTTAACAACAATAGGGCTGGTAgatgaatttgataatTCACTCACCCAACTAGGTCAATTCATTAGTTTGATGCCAGTTATGGACAGTAAACATGGTAAATTGTTAATCTATGGTATTTTATTTGGATGCACCGATATTTGTGTTTTACTTGTATCGATACTCGGTATTGGTACTTTGCCTTTTATTGGAGGTTTCGAAAATAGGgacaaaataaagaaagttCTGTCGAAGTATGAAAGCCGTGGAGATTTGTTTGCAGTATTGGAAGTTGTCAGAGATTACTTAAACATCAAAGATCCAACcatcaaaagaaagcatTTAAGGgacaattttctttcctaCAACAAAATGAATGAAATTAAATCGTCAATAGCTCAATATTATTCTATTTTAAAAGATGTAGGTTTTCTACCAATGAATTATAAAGTTGGAGACACCTCTAATTTGAACAGGAATGAGCGAAATGTTGATATTCTAAGAGCAATCCTAACGGGTGCGTTTTATCCACATGTGGCCAGGGTGCAGTTACCAGATGTAAAATATTTATCGACAAGTTCTGGggctattgaaaaagatccTGAAGCCAAAATGATCAAATACTGGATTAGAAGTGAAGAGTATCAAGACAAATTAGAAGAGTTAAAGACAAAGGATGTGCAGGGAACACATAAGGTTGATTTGGAAGCTTTACCGTTACCTGCTACCAGGGCATTCATTCATCCTAGTtctgttttgttttctacTAATTCAGTAAATTTAGAAGATGCTAAATTACTTTCTGAGGTTGAAGATCCAATTTCCTGTCAATCCAAGATACCAACTGTCGTAAAATATccatttgttttatttactACATCTCAAGTCACTAATAAGCTGTACTTGAGAGATTTAACACCAACTACCACACTATCGTTACTACTATTCGGTGGGGCAATCTCTTATGATATTGGAGGTACTATTCATTCACCGGGGATCATTGTCGATAATTGGCTCCCAATTAGAACATGGTGTAAAAATGGTGTATTGATTAAGGAATTAAGGACACAGCTTGATGATgccataaaaaaaaagctagAAAACCCCGATTATGCTAAAAAATCTCAATTGGATAATTGTGACGCTGACCAAACActgaaaattgttgaaaaaatcataaGTGCCGAACAATGATAACTTAAATGTGTCACCGTTGTCACCACTGTAATTCCCGTATATTTTAAGTGCCGCGATCTTTTATAGAAAGGATGTTCTTTTaacatataaaattttataaaatattaaagTTTAACAAAAACACCGCacgttttcaaaattaacaTGATCACACAATTCATTCCCATGATTGGATTGACAGTAAGACCCGATAAACTTTACCGCATATTTGGACCTCAATAGACCTCAAGGAAGAACAGCGTTATCAAAGACAGGAtaaccaaaaaaagaatgaaggATGCGAGGTTCGAACTCGCGCGGACAACCGTCCAACAGATCTTAAGTCTGCCGCCTTAGACCACTCGGCCAACCCTCCACAGATAATTTACGTGTGTAACTTTTCAGAATGCGATAGGTCAGTATGAGAacacatatataaatagtCTTTTATCGAAACTGAGAATATGGttaattttgagataattgttgggatttCACtgttaataaagaaataccattttggtatatagaaCATACTAGATATTCTcttcgaggatataggaatctaataaatggaactcgtaattgTACACAATAGTATCTTTATTGAATCTctgttttatatgttgtcagtcattatcttattacattatcaatccttcCATTTCAGCTTCTCATGATTCATGTCAAtttctaacaccgtatatgataatgtactagtagtatgacaACTAattgatagacgatagttgattttcattccaacactTTTATCATTTATTAATACTACAACTTAACTTCTCTTTACTAACAGTATAATCCAAACAATGATAGTTCAACTATTTTATATGCGGCATCCACTTTCCTTACTGATAATCGTCTTTACAGAGTCAAATTTCATCACTCGGAGAATCCCGATAGTCGGCATCGGCAGAAGAGTTATATAAGAGGAGATAAATACACGTCAACGATGAATATATTTCGACAAAGCATTGAAAGCTAATATATCGCATGATCGATATCGACAAAAGATGGTACAGGAAATAGATTTAGGAATAACATGTGATATGCATGTTCATGTGAGAGAGGGTGCAATGTGTGAATTAGTCACCCCCAAGATTAGAGATGGTGGAGTTTCAGTGGCCTACATCATGCCAAACCTACAACCTCCTATTACCACTCTGGATAGAGTAATTGAGTATAAGAAAACACTACAAAAGTTAGCTCCTAAGACTACCTTTTTGATGAGTTTCTATCTTTCTAAGCATCTGACTCCATTATTAATCCACGAAGCTGCTAAGCAAAAAGCAATTCGTGGAGTAAAGTGCTACCCAGCGGGAGTAACAACAAATTCAGATGCTGGAGTCGATCCAAATGATTTCAGTGCCTTCTACCCAGTATTTAAAGCTATGGAAGAAGAGAACCTAGTATTAAACTTGCATGGAGAAAAACCTTCTGTATATGAGGGAGACGAAGAAGCTATTCATGTGTTGAATGCGGAAGAAGCTTTTTTACCAGCCTTGAGAAAGTTGCACGATGACTTCCCAAACTTGAAGATAATTCTAGAGCACTGTACTAGCGAATCGGCCATCAAGACAATCGAAGATATAAACAGGGATGTAAAGAATGCAGCTGACATAAGAGTTGCCGCCACATTGACAGCCCATCACCTATTTTTAACAATTGATGATTGGGCTGGAAATCCGGTAAATTTTTGCAAGCCGGTTGCAAAACTTccaaatgataaaaaagcCTTAGTAAAAGCTGCAGTATCGGGAAaaccatattttttctttggatcTGACTCAGCTCCTCACACTGTACAAAATAAGACCAAGTATATGGGTGTTTGCGCAGGAGTTTACTCTCAATCCTTTGCGATCCCTTATGTAGCCCAAGTATTTGAGGAGCAGAATGCTTTGCAAAACCTGAAAGGTTTTGTTTCTGACTTTGGAAATTCTTTTTACGACATAAAAGACAGCGAATTAGCCTCCTTAGATAGGGCAATATTATACAGAACTGAGCAGATTGTTCCCCAGACTATAAGTGATGGCAAAGAAACTAATGTTATCCCATTTAAGGCTGGTGATAAACTGGACTGGTCTGTGAGATGGGAATCCCGTTGATATGCAGTAATATGTAAACTCGTTCAAGAGTATAGAGTGTACATACATATTTATAGGAGAAATAAGTAACCTTCCAATAGAAATTGTAGATGCTCTCTCCATTCCTGTTGTTATCATTCATATCTCTTTCCAAATGCTCACGGCCAAATGTACCGACTCGGTATTATTTTCCTCTTGGTatcttttcaacaaaacaTCCTAGAATAATCTAACCTAATCTTGCATATCAACATCTACATCTTGAGCTTTTTGCTTTTCGTCatgattttcttcctcattATCACTTTCGCCACCGTTATTCAGCACTCCAATCATCTTGTCgtaaatttctttatctttGGCGCTCAATTCATTTAAAGACAAGCTACTTGGGCTCTTCTCTTGTAGCCAAAAGAAGTATCTCTCGTTGGATGAGAAAACTAAAGCAAATACTCTTCCGCTTTTGCTAGATTTTATTGGAACCCACATTGTCTCCCCAGGAATTAGaattaaagaaatattatCCAGTTCTCTCCCAATTGGCTTCTCCGTAGGACGCCACTCGAAATCCCAAAACCccaattcttcttcttcatttggCTTAATCTCAATCTCACCCTGAACTGGAATTGGAGTACATAGACGTGAATCTTCGTTATATTCACAGACGCCGGCTCTAAACCTAATTACAGTTGAACTCATACTCCTCAACCCTATCTTATGAAGCTAAACTCAATCGGGCACTTGAATCCCTTTTTAAACGCCCTTATAGAACTCAACCTATCAATCATTTGTAAAGAATTTAGTAAAGCTTTCGCCACCTCAATACATGTACATCACTGTATACGAAATAGTTATTTATGAAATATAGCAGTAAATACATATCAAGGAGGGGATGAGTTGATGAAGTAAAAATAATTTAATCAGTACAAACAGTTGTTGGTGCGCTGTTCCAGTTTGCATTTGGTTCAATTGAGATTACAGGTACAAAATATTAGCCATACATATAAGAAGAATCTTTTTTCAGGGGAGAATACTATTGCAATGTCACAACAGGATACCCAGCGCTGGCTACCCACGAATCGACTAATGTATGGTGTACTTGTTAAATCTTTCCTTCCATTACAAAGGCATCCTGAACTTGTATATGAGAATAGCAATTATGCAAACGTATATGTGGGCGCTGAGGTTTACGTTTTCGAAGTGTCTGAAGATAGAAAGTGGTGCAGAGCGTACCAATGTTTACGACCCTTTCCTGAAGAATTCATATCGAATATGAATTCAGCGAATGATGTTTTGCCAGATGTGAAACCAAAATTGGTGATTTTTcctaaaaaatttgttcaCTTCGAAGCTCAAAAAGCCGTTAGTACCAtgccatttttcaaagcaCCCAGTGCTGATGATTTTAAATCCTTGATTAGTAAAGAATGTGAGTCCCGCTCTTTTTGTGACAGCCTGTATGTTAGTTCTACTGATGATATATCAACTGGTAAACCCAAAAAGATACCGCGACCTCCGTTTCCCTTCTTCAGGTACCAAAAGAGACCCTTTGAAGACGAAATGGGCCCTATATTATCTCTTATTTCTTCGCACGTCTACTCCATGTACTCAATTGGCGAGTTTGCAATATAtagaaaaatgataaaattgtATTATGATTTGGACACCATACGGTTTAGGTTATCTATGGATTTAACCACAGAGACTGAGAAAATCAATCTAATAAGAGCAGCAACGTCCTTGCGAACGAAAATCGCAAAATTTTTGTCCTCCACATATAGGAAAAATAAACTTGTTGCTAACTATACTCCAAGAAACCCTGATCCATATGGTTTTGAAGGAATCTTTGCTAGAGATATTAATACTGGAGAGTTGCTTTCGTATAAGATCGACAAGCTAAGAACTTTGGTATCATCTTCGATGCTTTGTGGTTTAACTAATACATTTCCTATGGTAGCTGTTGTAGAACCAGAGGATGAACATTCGTCGAATGGAATATTTGGTACAGTTAGATCGAGTATTCTAGtcaacttgaaaaatttggcaTGGGATCCTTCTATAGCTAATCCCAAATACCAAGAGCTTTCTGTTTGTGTTTACTTGAGGACTGAGGAAGAAGTATTAACAGAGTCTTTCACCATGACACAGTCGT
The nucleotide sequence above comes from Saccharomyces mikatae IFO 1815 strain IFO1815 genome assembly, chromosome: 12. Encoded proteins:
- the RPN13 gene encoding proteasome regulatory particle lid subunit RPN13 (similar to Saccharomyces cerevisiae RPN13 (YLR421C); ancestral locus Anc_4.295) encodes the protein MSSTVIRFRAGVCEYNEDSRLCTPIPVQGEIEIKPNEEEELGFWDFEWRPTEKPIGRELDNISLILIPGETMWVPIKSSKSGRVFALVFSSNERYFFWLQEKSPSSLSLNELSAKDKEIYDKMIGVLNNGGESDNEEENHDEKQKAQDVDVDMQD
- the URA4 gene encoding dihydroorotase (similar to Saccharomyces cerevisiae URA4 (YLR420W); ancestral locus Anc_4.294) — its product is MVQEIDLGITCDMHVHVREGAMCELVTPKIRDGGVSVAYIMPNLQPPITTLDRVIEYKKTLQKLAPKTTFLMSFYLSKHLTPLLIHEAAKQKAIRGVKCYPAGVTTNSDAGVDPNDFSAFYPVFKAMEEENLVLNLHGEKPSVYEGDEEAIHVLNAEEAFLPALRKLHDDFPNLKIILEHCTSESAIKTIEDINRDVKNAADIRVAATLTAHHLFLTIDDWAGNPVNFCKPVAKLPNDKKALVKAAVSGKPYFFFGSDSAPHTVQNKTKYMGVCAGVYSQSFAIPYVAQVFEEQNALQNLKGFVSDFGNSFYDIKDSELASLDRAILYRTEQIVPQTISDGKETNVIPFKAGDKLDWSVRWESR